The following are from one region of the Zymoseptoria tritici IPO323 chromosome 13, whole genome shotgun sequence genome:
- a CDS encoding uncharacterized protein (conserved hypothetical protein), producing the protein RPLRPPSQLHLIPKPRLFTQNSQLLLVANHPPRPQLPYLSQPAFHRPAPLNGPSQQLARLLTTENRKYVKEQVWLATKWTALGWTFLALGAVAYYGILTETEERANPTPAEWNFWTRKYLRAGRFFSDPAHLETIGTINWVDAGSAFRDALTRLEDPEREGKGLRSPDGGDILIPGVGRAGDDISEKSWPWRSGYFEVIMGCAKAAEHLDDMVLDTTRNLVFPKDVMLGPSNPDPRPTPPRMQQAPLEENCTAPCPPPETYYLRVLTGRGFTTKQKLDAALAYANWLEYKKLPDSAEEMYIWAVDIAKGALPITANADDILDSRTHVLKLSSHAESDITPNLLHASTALAVHHARNGNLQAALPIFLSVLRARRTAPVSPFPAPSTPHEDTKPSFLTLLTTPPAFPPPPPSGDIPLIRSTDRPTCEESELMLYIGEILFASAAREEGLGWTKQAVTIANADLRSEGTLLTVNTDRTEAEARKKCRECLQTGLANWGVMLRKLQEETETAGVEKKGWFGG; encoded by the coding sequence CGCCCTCTGCGACCACCGAGTCAACTCCATCTCATCCCCAAGCCACGACTCTTCACACAAAACTCgcaactcctcctcgtcgccaaCCACCCGCCGCGACCACAGCTCCCCTACCTATCACAACCCGCCTTCCACCGCCCCGCACCCCTCAATGGTCCCTCACAACAACTGGCACGTCTTTTGACGACAGAGAACAGAAAATACGTGAAAGAGCAAGTCTGGCTAGCCACGAAATGGACCGCCCTCGGCTGGACATTCCTCGCCCTCGGCGCAGTCGCATACTACGGCATCTTGACCGAGACCGAAGAGCGCGCCAACCCGACCCCTGCGGAGTGGAATTTCTGGACGAGAAAATACCTCCGAGCTGGCAGATTCTTCTCCGATCCTGCACACCTCGAAACGATCGGCACTATCAACTGGGTGGATGCTGGGTCGGCGTTTCGTGATGCATTGACCCGGCTGGAAGATCCTGAgagggaagggaagggaTTGCGATCACCGGACGGAGGTGACATATTGATCCCAGGCGTGGGAAGGGCTGGAGATGATATTTCTGAGAAGTCGTGGCCGTGGCGGTCGGGATACTTTGAGGTTATCATGGGATGTGCTAAAGCTGCGGAGCATCTGGATGACATGGTGTTGGATACTACGCGAAATCTTGTGTTTCCCAAGGATGTCATGCTTGGTCCGTCCAACCCAGATCCGAGACCTACGCCTCCGCGAATGCAGCAAGCACCGCTGGAGGAGAACTGTACGGCTCCTTGTCCGCCACCGGAGACATACTACCTGCGAGTCTTAACTGGACGAGGATTCACGACGAAACAGAAGTTGGACGCCGCGCTGGCTTATGCGAATTGGCTGGAGTATAAGAAACTTCCAGacagcgcggaggagatgtaCATCTGGGCTGTTGACATCGCAAAGGGAGCGTTACCAATCACCGCCAACGCTGATGACATTCTCGACTCAAGAACGCACGTCTTGAAACTCTCCTCGCACGCCGAGAGCGACATCACGCCCAACCTCCTCCATGCCAGCACGGCTCTAGCAGTCCACCACGCCCGCAACGGCAACCTCCAAGCCGCCCTCCCCATTTTCCTCTCCGTCCTACGAGCTCGCCGCACCGCGCCAGTCTCGCCATTCCCAGCCCCCTCCACTCCCCATGAGGACACCAAGCCTTCCTTCCTGACTTTGCTCACCACCCCACCCGCCTTCCCACCCCCGCCACCCTCAGGCGACATCCCCCTCATCCGCAGCACCGACCGCCCCACCTGTGAAGAAAGCGAACTCATGCTCTACATCGGCGAGATCCTCTTCGCCAGTGCGGCAAGGGAAGAAGGACTCGGGTGGACCAAACAGGCTGTGACGATCGCCAACGCGGATTTGCGGAGTGAAGGAACTCTTCTCACGGTGAACACCGATCGAACGGAGGCcgaggcgaggaagaagtgtAGAGAATGTTTGCAAACTGGGCTGGCGAATTGGGGGGTTATGTTGAGGAAGTTGCAGGAGGAGACAGAGACGGCTggggtggagaagaaggggtGGTTTGGCGGT